From Arachis stenosperma cultivar V10309 chromosome 2, arast.V10309.gnm1.PFL2, whole genome shotgun sequence, one genomic window encodes:
- the LOC130962837 gene encoding uncharacterized protein LOC130962837, whose translation MKSKFGWGGVERKLQLAELECLRLEAYNNSRLYKEKMKAIHDKNIRRREFRPGELVLLYNSRLRLLPRKLRSRWEGPYQVEKAEPYGVYHLRHPSSPDIFKVNGHRLKLYHGEQRKSTTEIEVFLLEDVPLDKEHWASGSPT comes from the coding sequence ATGAAATCTAAATTTGGGTGGGGCGGAGTTgagagaaagcttcaattggcGGAATTAGAATGTTTGAGATTAGAGGCCTATAACAACTCTAGGCTTTacaaagagaagatgaaagcCATCCACGATAAGAACATTAGGAGAAGGGAATTTAGGCCCGGTGAactagtcctcctttacaactcaAGGTTGAGATTGTTGCCCAGAAAGCTAAGATCAAGATGGGAGGGACCCTATCAAGTAGAGAAAGCAGAACCTTATGGAGTCTACCATTTGCGCCATCCCTCAAGTCCAGATATTTTCAAGGTAAATgggcaccgtctcaaattgtatcatggtgagcaaagaaagagCACCACGGAGATTGAGGTATTCCTTTTGGAAGATGTACCTCTTGACAAAGAGCATTGGGCTAGtggaagtccaacttaa